The Corynebacterium comes genome window below encodes:
- a CDS encoding DUF1707 domain-containing protein, with protein sequence MNPSMNRPMQPRDEDREQLQADLTRLVGAGRLQFEEFDRLTEVVWSTRDKAVLDRIRAQYLTYHAPQAQPPQPVPMAQPGAQYVRPVEGQPAVSTMGNIRRTGTWTVPEYSVFRLTGSSLHLDLRLANAAAPVCTFEIQAAMSSIEIIVPPGVFVENRIKDLFSTVNIQTTQPLPGAPRVVLTGSIKGSGLSVQTKQAPSQNSLWNRLLGN encoded by the coding sequence ATGAACCCGAGCATGAACCGTCCGATGCAGCCTCGTGACGAGGACCGTGAGCAGCTCCAGGCCGACCTCACCCGACTCGTGGGTGCGGGGCGCCTGCAGTTCGAGGAGTTCGACCGCCTGACGGAAGTGGTGTGGTCGACCAGGGACAAGGCGGTCCTGGACCGCATCCGGGCGCAGTACCTCACGTACCACGCACCCCAGGCCCAGCCACCCCAGCCGGTGCCGATGGCTCAGCCCGGCGCGCAGTACGTGCGGCCGGTGGAGGGTCAGCCGGCGGTCTCGACGATGGGTAACATCCGGCGCACCGGGACGTGGACGGTGCCGGAGTATTCGGTCTTCAGGCTGACGGGCTCGTCCCTGCATCTGGACCTGCGCCTGGCGAATGCGGCGGCGCCGGTGTGCACGTTCGAGATTCAGGCGGCGATGTCGTCGATAGAGATCATCGTGCCGCCGGGGGTCTTCGTGGAGAACCGGATCAAGGACCTGTTCTCGACGGTGAACATCCAGACCACTCAGCCGCTGCCCGGCGCGCCGCGGGTGGTGTTGACGGGGTCCATCAAGGGATCGGGGCTGAGTGTGCAGACGAAGCAGGCGCCCTCGCAGAACAGCCTGTGGAACCGGCTGCTGGGAAACTAG
- the aceE gene encoding pyruvate dehydrogenase (acetyl-transferring), homodimeric type — MAEDLNANGAKDDSNFPLIRDGVASYLNDSDPEETREWMDSLDGLLSESSPERARYLMLRLLERASAKRVPLPNLTSTDFVNTIPTTMEVDFPGDEDMEKRFRRWIRWNAAVMVHRAQRPEIGVGGHISTYASAAPLYEVGFNHFWRGKDHPGGGDQIFFQGHASPGMYARAFLEGRLSEEDLDGFRQEVSRGEGNGIPSYPHPHGMPDFWEFPTVSMGLGPMDAIYQARFNRYLHNRGIKDTSQQHVWAFLGDGEMDEPESRGLIQHAALNNLDNLTFVVNCNLQRLDGPVRGNTQIIQELESFFTGAGWNVIKVVWGREWDELLAKDKDGALVTVMNTTPDGDYQTFKANDGAYVREHFFGRDERTLKLVEDMSDEEIWALPRGGHDYRKVHAAYKRAMETKDKPTVILAFTIKGYGLGHNFEGRNATHQMKKLTAEDLKAFRDKQSIPIPDEALDADPYLPPYYHPGENAPEIQYMKKRREELGGFLPERRSTYTPLQVPDLDKLRSVRKGSGKQEVATTMALVRTFKELMRDKELGRRVVPIIPDEARTFGLDSWFPTLKIYNPHGQNYVPVDHDLMLSYREATDGQILHEGINEAGSMASFIAAGSSYATHGEAMVPLYIFYSMFGFQRTGDSVWAAADQMARGFLIGATAGRTTLTGEGLQHMDGHSQILASTNPGVVSYDPAFAYEIAHLLHEGIDRMYGPGRGENVIYYLTVYNEPVSQPAEPENLDVEGLHKGIYLYSPASDAGADGHEASILASGIGMSAALRAREILAADYNVQANIFSVTSWVELARDGAAKNKEQLRNPAAEIEVPFATKQLNQVDGETFVAVSDFATDLQEQIRAFVPGEYIVLGADGFGFSDTRPAARRYFNIDAESVVVAVLMGLAREGKIDISVAAQAAEKFNLDDPTVV, encoded by the coding sequence ATGGCAGAAGACCTGAACGCTAACGGCGCCAAGGACGACTCCAACTTCCCGCTCATTCGCGACGGCGTTGCTTCGTACCTCAACGACTCGGACCCCGAGGAGACCCGCGAGTGGATGGACTCCCTCGACGGCCTGCTCTCGGAGTCTTCGCCGGAGCGAGCCCGTTACCTCATGCTGCGTCTTCTGGAGCGTGCCTCGGCCAAGCGTGTCCCGCTGCCGAACCTGACCTCCACTGACTTCGTCAACACCATCCCCACCACCATGGAAGTCGACTTCCCGGGCGATGAGGACATGGAGAAGCGCTTCCGCCGCTGGATCCGCTGGAACGCCGCCGTCATGGTGCACCGCGCCCAGCGCCCCGAGATCGGCGTCGGTGGCCACATCTCCACCTACGCCTCCGCCGCCCCGCTCTACGAGGTCGGCTTCAACCACTTCTGGCGCGGCAAGGACCACCCGGGCGGCGGCGACCAGATCTTCTTCCAGGGACACGCCTCCCCCGGCATGTACGCACGCGCCTTTCTCGAGGGTCGCCTGAGCGAGGAGGACCTCGACGGCTTCCGCCAGGAGGTCTCCCGCGGCGAGGGCAACGGCATCCCCTCCTACCCGCACCCCCACGGCATGCCCGATTTCTGGGAGTTCCCGACCGTCTCCATGGGCCTGGGCCCGATGGACGCGATCTACCAGGCACGCTTCAACCGCTACCTGCACAACCGCGGCATCAAGGACACCTCCCAGCAGCACGTGTGGGCCTTCCTGGGTGACGGCGAGATGGATGAGCCGGAGTCCCGTGGCCTCATCCAGCACGCGGCGCTGAACAACCTGGACAACCTCACCTTCGTGGTCAACTGCAACCTGCAGCGCCTCGACGGCCCCGTCCGCGGCAACACCCAGATCATCCAGGAGCTGGAGTCCTTCTTCACGGGCGCCGGCTGGAATGTCATCAAGGTGGTCTGGGGCCGCGAGTGGGACGAGCTGCTGGCCAAGGACAAGGACGGCGCCCTGGTCACCGTCATGAACACCACCCCGGACGGCGACTACCAGACCTTCAAGGCCAACGACGGCGCCTACGTCCGCGAGCACTTCTTCGGCCGCGACGAGCGCACCCTCAAGCTGGTCGAGGACATGAGCGACGAGGAGATCTGGGCCCTGCCCCGCGGTGGCCACGACTACCGCAAGGTCCACGCCGCCTACAAGCGCGCCATGGAGACCAAGGACAAGCCGACCGTCATCCTCGCCTTCACCATCAAGGGCTACGGCCTGGGCCACAACTTCGAGGGCCGCAACGCGACCCACCAGATGAAGAAGCTGACCGCCGAGGACCTCAAGGCCTTCCGCGACAAGCAGTCCATCCCGATCCCCGACGAGGCCCTCGACGCCGACCCGTACCTCCCGCCGTACTACCACCCCGGCGAGAACGCCCCGGAAATCCAGTACATGAAGAAGCGCCGCGAAGAGCTCGGCGGCTTCCTCCCGGAGCGTCGCTCCACCTACACCCCGCTGCAGGTCCCGGACCTGGACAAGCTGCGTTCCGTCCGCAAGGGCTCCGGCAAGCAGGAGGTCGCCACCACCATGGCGCTCGTGCGCACCTTCAAGGAGCTCATGCGCGACAAGGAGCTGGGCAGGCGCGTCGTGCCCATCATCCCGGACGAGGCCCGCACCTTCGGCCTGGACTCCTGGTTCCCGACCCTGAAGATCTACAACCCGCACGGCCAGAACTACGTCCCCGTCGACCACGACCTGATGCTGTCCTACCGTGAGGCCACCGACGGCCAGATCCTCCACGAGGGCATCAACGAGGCCGGCTCCATGGCCTCCTTCATCGCCGCCGGCTCCTCCTACGCCACCCACGGCGAGGCGATGGTGCCGCTGTACATCTTCTACTCGATGTTCGGCTTCCAGCGCACCGGCGACAGCGTCTGGGCCGCCGCCGACCAGATGGCACGTGGCTTCCTCATCGGCGCCACCGCCGGCCGCACCACCCTGACCGGTGAAGGCCTGCAGCACATGGACGGCCACTCCCAGATCCTGGCCTCCACCAACCCGGGCGTCGTCTCCTACGACCCGGCCTTCGCCTACGAGATCGCCCACCTGCTCCACGAGGGCATCGACCGCATGTACGGCCCGGGCCGCGGCGAGAACGTCATCTACTACCTCACCGTGTACAACGAGCCGGTCTCCCAGCCGGCCGAGCCGGAGAACCTGGACGTCGAGGGCCTGCACAAGGGCATCTACCTCTACTCCCCGGCTTCCGATGCCGGCGCCGACGGCCACGAGGCATCCATCCTGGCCTCCGGCATCGGCATGAGCGCCGCGCTGCGCGCCCGCGAGATCCTGGCTGCGGACTATAATGTCCAGGCCAACATCTTCTCCGTCACCTCCTGGGTCGAGCTGGCCCGCGACGGTGCGGCGAAGAACAAGGAGCAGCTGCGCAACCCGGCCGCCGAGATCGAGGTCCCCTTCGCCACCAAGCAGCTCAACCAGGTCGACGGCGAGACCTTCGTGGCGGTCTCCGACTTCGCCACCGACCTGCAGGAGCAGATCCGTGCCTTCGTCCCGGGCGAGTACATCGTCCTGGGTGCCGACGGCTTCGGCTTCTCCGACACCCGCCCGGCCGCGCGCCGTTACTTCAACATCGACGCCGAGTCCGTCGTCGTCGCCGTCCTCATGGGCCTGGCCCGCGAGGGCAAGATCGACATCTCCGTGGCCGCCCAGGCCGCCGAGAAGTTCAACCTGGACGACCCGACCGTGGTCTAG
- a CDS encoding serine hydrolase domain-containing protein, producing MKALDLVKQWPVDNFAAAVIDGDDIHRIGDLGKVFELMSVTKPLSAFGFLLAVEEGIFELDTPLGPSGSTVRHLMAHASGVGFNEGDRVRGVGERRIYSNHGFQILADAVSEAADMDFAEYLRQGVMAPLGMEWTRLRGAAGWEAEGTAHDLITFLLELMHPTLLHPSTLAQATTIQFPDLAGIVPGYGMMKPCPWGLGFEIKGTKDPHWTGPNMPADTYGHFGQSGTYIWVAPGTGRAMVALTDRPFGDWAKPLWSETNAAIWEELNS from the coding sequence GTGAAGGCTCTGGATCTGGTTAAGCAATGGCCCGTCGACAATTTTGCCGCGGCGGTGATCGACGGCGACGACATCCACCGCATCGGCGACCTGGGCAAGGTCTTCGAGCTGATGAGCGTGACCAAACCCCTGAGCGCCTTCGGTTTCCTCCTGGCCGTGGAGGAGGGCATCTTCGAACTGGACACCCCGCTGGGCCCTTCCGGTTCGACCGTGCGGCACCTCATGGCCCACGCCTCCGGAGTCGGCTTCAACGAAGGCGATCGGGTGCGCGGGGTGGGGGAGCGCCGCATCTACTCCAACCACGGCTTCCAGATTCTTGCCGACGCCGTCTCCGAAGCCGCCGACATGGACTTCGCCGAATACCTCCGCCAGGGCGTCATGGCACCCCTCGGCATGGAGTGGACCCGCCTGCGCGGCGCCGCCGGCTGGGAGGCAGAAGGCACCGCCCACGACCTGATCACCTTCCTCCTGGAACTGATGCACCCCACCCTCCTGCACCCCTCCACGCTTGCCCAGGCCACCACCATCCAGTTCCCCGACCTCGCCGGCATCGTCCCCGGCTACGGCATGATGAAACCCTGCCCCTGGGGCCTCGGCTTCGAGATCAAGGGCACCAAGGACCCCCACTGGACCGGCCCCAACATGCCCGCCGACACCTACGGCCACTTCGGACAGTCCGGCACCTACATCTGGGTCGCCCCCGGCACCGGCCGCGCCATGGTCGCGCTCACCGACCGCCCCTTCGGCGACTGGGCCAAACCCCTGTGGTCCGAGACGAATGCGGCGATCTGGGAAGAGCTGAACAGCTAG